Proteins from one Candidatus Zixiibacteriota bacterium genomic window:
- a CDS encoding ABC transporter ATP-binding protein: MTQSTPILRADNLTRYYRRGPQEVRAVDGVSLSVERGEFVALLGASGSGKSTLLNLLAGLDTPTSGDVFAGDTRLGDLSARELARYRALRVGMVFQTFNLVSHRNALANVELALYLNGTPRRQRRDRAARLLTELGLGDRFDHLPADLSGGEQQRVALARALVKEPDMLFADEPTGNLDYENANRIARLLMDRNAGGLTVILVTHDRDLATRCARRIVRMHYGTVVDDSRTDGGANP, encoded by the coding sequence GTGACGCAGAGTACCCCGATTCTTCGGGCGGACAACCTGACCCGTTATTATCGCCGCGGCCCGCAGGAAGTACGCGCGGTCGACGGGGTGTCGCTTTCGGTGGAGCGGGGCGAGTTTGTGGCGCTGCTGGGTGCATCGGGTTCGGGCAAATCGACGTTGCTCAATCTGCTCGCGGGGCTCGACACGCCGACATCGGGCGACGTATTTGCCGGTGATACCCGGCTGGGCGATTTGTCCGCGCGGGAGCTGGCACGGTATCGGGCGTTGCGGGTGGGGATGGTCTTTCAGACCTTCAATCTCGTGTCGCATCGAAACGCGCTGGCCAATGTCGAACTGGCGCTTTACCTCAACGGCACCCCGCGCCGTCAGCGGCGGGACCGGGCCGCGCGTCTATTGACCGAACTCGGACTCGGCGACCGTTTTGACCACCTCCCGGCAGACTTGTCCGGAGGCGAACAGCAGCGCGTGGCGCTCGCCCGGGCTCTCGTCAAGGAACCCGATATGCTTTTTGCCGATGAGCCGACCGGTAATCTCGATTACGAAAACGCCAACCGGATAGCCCGGTTACTGATGGACCGCAATGCCGGTGGACTGACGGTGATTCTGGTGACGCACGACCGCGACCTCGCGACCCGATGTGCCCGGCGGATCGTGCGCATGCACTACGGGACGGTGGTCGACGACAGCCGCACCGATGGGGGAGCCAATCCATGA
- a CDS encoding FG-GAP-like repeat-containing protein, whose amino-acid sequence MTYRIQIALSAALALIAGQLHAQRLDTPRPAETRLEIQATKAPVPLDTLPFWSSGEEDVYSTGMAWRDADNDGYIDAFFSNGNDIVRASNFVYLSNRGQLPAMASWYSTNQEYSGHCAVGDINDDGYADFAVSNFLGPQGFSQPNLLNMYLNIKGSLHPSPDWYSGDSVYSFSCALGDVDSDGDLDLAVATGESYNDVSISDRIYYNVNGVLQALPGWQSAAATQAMDVTWGDVDNDGDLDLAFCYDDRPEAVHYNHGGVPETVPSWQAGTNQSANTILFGDVNGDGWLDLLVAYNSQLSGNGRFAVYFNNGSGALATTPGWESATGGYGSGLSLYDYDNDGDRDLAAGRWFDRPRVYENTGSTFTPEPVWRATPSKTVEAMAWVDVDARGVEWRADTLTVDGSRRLFYTSRDPLYSLDSVIADGSPLGYDDFCYDLVSGWISLAQAPSTDLVVHYQYSFTNDLAISDWGGSNDAYGSAQSPFVIIAADTTYGFAPFTVQFTDSSNGAGSQKWKFGDGTESTQPNPLHTYTEGGLYDVYLENVSASGWHNHTERDMIIVLADTLTVGIDTIGPGQQAVVPVYLANSQPLEEIIIPFRIQDYPVDLTFVGAERGDRTAYFETLSYLSYQVVAGEYRMTLRLAADDGSGALPLAPGSGEILRLVFNTGGAPTPGQFNVVDTFYHSMYSMVMHTTYMEYVPKSYSGGILVGDQRCCEDFTGNVDNDLSGNVDLSDLIYFVNFLFLGGPAPVCPAAANVNGDVNCVMDLSDLIYLVNTLFLGGPAPAACDPNCE is encoded by the coding sequence ATGACATACAGAATCCAGATAGCGCTCTCGGCGGCGCTGGCACTTATTGCGGGACAATTGCACGCCCAGCGGCTCGATACGCCGCGCCCGGCCGAGACCCGGCTTGAAATCCAGGCCACGAAAGCGCCCGTGCCGCTCGATACACTTCCTTTTTGGTCCTCCGGAGAGGAAGACGTCTACTCGACCGGGATGGCCTGGCGCGATGCCGACAACGACGGCTACATTGACGCGTTTTTCTCCAACGGCAACGACATTGTCCGCGCGTCAAATTTCGTCTACCTGTCCAACCGGGGACAGCTCCCCGCAATGGCGTCGTGGTACAGCACAAATCAGGAGTACTCGGGGCACTGCGCGGTCGGCGATATCAACGACGACGGCTACGCCGACTTCGCTGTTTCGAATTTCCTCGGACCGCAGGGTTTCAGCCAGCCCAACCTGCTCAACATGTACCTGAACATCAAAGGCTCCCTGCACCCGTCTCCGGACTGGTACTCCGGAGACAGCGTCTACTCGTTCTCGTGCGCCCTGGGCGATGTCGACTCGGACGGCGACCTGGATCTTGCGGTGGCCACGGGCGAATCGTACAACGACGTCTCGATTTCCGATCGGATCTACTACAACGTGAACGGCGTGCTGCAGGCGCTGCCCGGGTGGCAATCGGCGGCGGCAACCCAGGCGATGGACGTGACCTGGGGAGATGTCGACAACGACGGTGATCTTGATCTCGCCTTCTGCTATGACGACCGCCCCGAAGCCGTGCACTACAACCACGGCGGCGTGCCGGAGACGGTTCCGTCATGGCAGGCCGGCACCAACCAGTCCGCGAATACGATTTTGTTCGGCGACGTCAACGGCGACGGTTGGCTCGACCTGCTGGTCGCCTATAACAGCCAGCTTAGCGGCAACGGGCGATTTGCCGTCTACTTCAACAATGGCAGCGGCGCCCTCGCCACTACCCCCGGCTGGGAATCGGCCACCGGAGGGTACGGGTCCGGCCTGTCGCTGTACGACTACGATAACGACGGCGACCGCGATCTCGCCGCCGGCCGATGGTTTGACCGCCCCCGCGTATATGAAAATACCGGCTCCACCTTCACGCCCGAACCGGTCTGGAGAGCCACCCCGTCCAAGACCGTTGAGGCGATGGCGTGGGTGGATGTCGATGCGCGCGGCGTCGAGTGGCGCGCCGATACGCTCACGGTCGATGGCTCCCGCCGCCTGTTCTACACCAGCCGTGACCCGCTCTACTCGCTGGACTCTGTCATCGCCGACGGCTCTCCGCTCGGGTACGACGACTTCTGCTACGACTTGGTCTCCGGTTGGATTTCGCTGGCACAAGCGCCCTCGACTGACCTCGTGGTTCACTACCAGTACTCGTTTACGAACGATCTGGCAATCTCGGACTGGGGCGGGTCGAACGACGCATACGGCAGCGCTCAGTCACCGTTTGTGATCATCGCCGCCGACACCACCTACGGATTTGCTCCCTTTACGGTGCAGTTTACGGACAGCTCGAACGGCGCGGGCAGCCAGAAATGGAAATTCGGCGACGGGACCGAATCCACCCAGCCGAACCCGCTGCACACCTACACTGAGGGCGGGCTGTACGATGTCTACCTCGAAAACGTCTCCGCCTCCGGGTGGCACAACCATACCGAACGAGATATGATCATCGTACTTGCGGACACCCTGACGGTCGGAATCGATACGATCGGCCCCGGCCAGCAGGCCGTCGTGCCGGTGTACCTCGCCAACAGCCAGCCGCTCGAGGAGATCATCATACCGTTTCGTATTCAGGACTACCCGGTCGACCTCACCTTTGTGGGAGCAGAACGCGGAGACCGCACGGCCTACTTCGAGACGCTGTCATACCTTTCGTACCAGGTTGTCGCCGGGGAGTACCGCATGACCCTCCGCCTCGCGGCTGACGACGGTAGCGGAGCCCTGCCCCTCGCGCCCGGCTCGGGCGAGATTCTTCGCCTGGTGTTTAACACCGGCGGCGCGCCGACCCCCGGCCAGTTCAACGTCGTCGACACGTTCTATCACTCGATGTACTCGATGGTGATGCACACGACATACATGGAGTATGTCCCCAAATCGTACAGCGGCGGTATTCTGGTCGGTGACCAGCGGTGCTGCGAGGACTTCACCGGAAATGTCGACAATGACCTCTCCGGAAACGTCGATTTATCCGATCTGATCTATTTCGTGAATTTCCTCTTCCTCGGCGGACCCGCGCCGGTTTGTCCGGCGGCGGCAAACGTCAACGGTGACGTCAACTGCGTGATGGATCTCTCGGACTTGATATACCTTGTCAACACCCTGTTTCTCGGCGGGCCCGCCCCGGCCGCCTGCGACCCGAATTGCGAATGA
- a CDS encoding right-handed parallel beta-helix repeat-containing protein encodes MRQVSIMIVGLVTAVLCATAQGRLVFVPGEFTNLQEAVDSLATGDTIYVTAPYLSGYGNRDVTADGKGIVFQSGLGAAGVTIDCQGNPGDEHRAFIFDSGEDSLTVIDGFRIVNGYADTGGAIYINRTAPTIRNSVFEDNYASLGGAIGGYQGAPTIDSCTFIDNEAYRGGAIDGLGRPVIRASRFTRNHAASRGGAVSDVHGAIVSDCMFDENTGGGAVFDLVGGSARLQRCVFARNESGGLSVVYGYQSMQVERCTFYGNAYGMQALGDTYVVPRNTMIVFNRGDAAFCSITDSVTILLNYCNVYGNVRNYYGCIADNLGEDGNISADPMFCDTAAMDLTLLSSSACATGGAGGVPIGAYGVGCTPTSIVDDPAGLPQAFELQQNFPNPFNPATTIGFSVPIRTHVSVAVYNILGERVAVLFDQTAPAGSYEVTWDGTASASGVYLYRLTAGDIVDTRKMLLLK; translated from the coding sequence GTGCGACAGGTAAGCATTATGATTGTCGGTCTGGTGACGGCGGTCCTTTGTGCAACCGCCCAGGGGCGACTGGTATTCGTCCCCGGCGAATTTACGAATCTGCAGGAGGCGGTGGACTCGTTGGCGACCGGCGATACCATCTATGTTACCGCGCCGTATTTGAGCGGGTACGGTAATCGCGATGTAACCGCCGACGGCAAGGGAATCGTGTTCCAGTCCGGTCTCGGCGCGGCTGGTGTGACGATCGACTGCCAGGGCAATCCGGGTGATGAACATCGCGCGTTCATTTTCGATTCCGGGGAGGACTCTCTTACCGTTATCGATGGTTTTCGGATAGTCAACGGGTACGCCGATACGGGCGGCGCGATATATATAAACCGTACCGCTCCCACCATTCGAAACTCAGTCTTCGAGGATAACTACGCTTCGCTGGGCGGTGCAATCGGTGGATATCAGGGGGCGCCGACAATTGATTCCTGCACCTTCATTGATAACGAGGCATACCGCGGCGGGGCAATCGATGGGCTCGGCCGGCCCGTTATTCGTGCATCGCGGTTTACCCGGAATCATGCCGCGAGTCGCGGCGGGGCCGTTTCCGACGTTCATGGCGCTATCGTATCCGACTGCATGTTCGACGAGAATACGGGGGGCGGGGCGGTGTTTGACCTGGTGGGCGGCAGCGCCCGGTTGCAGCGGTGCGTTTTCGCGCGCAACGAGTCGGGCGGGCTGAGTGTCGTGTACGGGTATCAAAGCATGCAGGTCGAGCGGTGCACTTTTTACGGGAACGCCTACGGGATGCAGGCGCTCGGCGATACGTATGTAGTTCCGCGAAACACGATGATCGTCTTCAATCGCGGTGACGCGGCCTTTTGCTCGATTACCGACTCGGTGACTATCCTGCTCAACTACTGCAACGTATATGGAAATGTCCGCAATTACTACGGCTGTATCGCGGACAATCTCGGTGAGGACGGCAATATCAGTGCGGATCCGATGTTTTGCGACACGGCTGCGATGGATCTGACGCTGCTGTCGTCGTCGGCGTGCGCCACGGGCGGTGCAGGCGGCGTGCCGATCGGCGCGTACGGAGTCGGCTGCACTCCGACGTCGATTGTCGACGACCCGGCAGGTCTGCCGCAGGCGTTTGAGTTGCAGCAGAATTTCCCGAATCCCTTCAATCCGGCGACCACGATCGGATTCAGCGTCCCGATTCGGACGCATGTGTCGGTCGCCGTCTACAACATACTCGGCGAACGGGTAGCGGTGCTGTTCGATCAAACCGCTCCGGCCGGGTCCTACGAGGTAACATGGGACGGAACGGCATCCGCCAGCGGCGTGTACTTATACCGGCTGACGGCGGGCGACATCGTTGACACACGCAAGATGTTGCTGTTAAAATAG